In one window of Candidatus Afararchaeum irisae DNA:
- a CDS encoding site-specific DNA-methyltransferase, producing MRTHHDVFFGDSRRMSPDQEVDLVVTSPPYPMIEMWDDVFSDLNPEIRGALDDGDGRTAFSLMHRELDEVWESVDEVVSEGGVVCVNVGDATRKIGGSFERYPNHSRITRKFTEMGYEPLPSVLWRKPTNSAAKFMGSGMLPTNAYVTLEHEHILVFRKSKREFEPHSERRYESAYFWEERNDWFSDVWTDVRGESQSLDLNGGSETLRDTSAAFPFEIPYRLINMYSVYGDTVLDPFWGTGTTSLAAVVSGRNSVGYEIRRDLVESFERRLDQVEEKSDEVVGRRLGRHTDFVDETDRSLKYISENYGFEVMTKHERQIKFYSVDSVEERQKTRERENEQKDRRYVADYSEFEF from the coding sequence ATGAGGACACACCACGACGTCTTCTTCGGCGACTCTAGACGTATGAGCCCCGACCAAGAGGTTGATCTCGTGGTTACATCGCCACCGTATCCGATGATAGAGATGTGGGACGACGTCTTCTCGGATCTAAACCCCGAGATACGTGGTGCTCTCGACGACGGAGACGGTCGGACTGCTTTCAGTCTCATGCACCGAGAGCTCGACGAGGTCTGGGAGTCGGTCGACGAAGTAGTCTCGGAGGGCGGCGTCGTCTGTGTAAACGTCGGCGACGCTACACGTAAGATCGGCGGCTCCTTCGAGAGATACCCCAACCACTCACGTATAACACGTAAGTTCACGGAGATGGGATACGAGCCACTCCCCTCTGTTCTGTGGAGAAAGCCCACCAACTCCGCCGCCAAGTTCATGGGGTCGGGGATGCTTCCGACGAACGCCTACGTCACACTCGAACACGAACATATACTCGTCTTCAGGAAGTCGAAGAGGGAGTTCGAGCCCCACTCCGAGAGACGTTACGAGAGTGCCTACTTCTGGGAGGAACGCAACGACTGGTTCTCGGACGTCTGGACTGACGTCAGAGGTGAGTCGCAGTCACTCGACCTCAACGGCGGATCTGAGACCCTCCGTGACACGTCGGCTGCGTTTCCGTTCGAGATCCCCTACCGTCTCATAAATATGTACTCGGTCTACGGCGACACGGTTCTCGATCCGTTCTGGGGAACAGGAACCACGTCGCTTGCGGCGGTCGTATCGGGACGTAACTCCGTCGGCTACGAGATACGCCGAGATCTCGTCGAGAGCTTCGAGCGGAGACTCGACCAAGTCGAGGAAAAGTCAGACGAAGTCGTTGGGAGACGTCTCGGCAGACACACCGACTTCGTGGACGAGACAGACAGGAGCCTGAAGTACATCTCCGAGAACTACGGCTTCGAGGTCATGACCAAACACGAGAGACAGATAAAGTTTTACTCCGTCGACAGTGTCGAAGAAAGACAAAAGACGCGAGAACGAGAAAACGAACAGAAAGACAGACGCTACGTCGCCGACTACTCCGAGTTCGAGTTCTAG